A portion of the Bacteroides faecium genome contains these proteins:
- a CDS encoding TlpA family protein disulfide reductase, giving the protein MKRINHILLMTVLASVTFISCKPGPATLTGEIKDYKAAGVECMLITDSAFVQDSVDISEDGSFVYSRDFPEGAEIWFVSEDAQGFLRLYLKNGDKQHIVLAANADSVIGRCEVVFSGDTKATEYFRAFDNDFANPNKWTPKEAAGYQSFKLFKAALDSVAEQLSEQLKATGDKRFISKEEKKLKDKILQTSFNYMRGRHQAGQPTDGDKDFLALLESIDYNDMGNAKNRLTDMYIDWYQTSHPDSTSGPGVQYFNILKQRVSNQEVVDYLADIYMANYMENGADAYLTATFEAYQQTTSNQEKIKEFKTKCDDIGKLLPGNTAPDFAVNDVKGNSLKFSDIIGKGKVVYMDVWATWCGPCCAEIPYMEKLTEHYAGNSKIEIISISIDEKQDKWKKKLEADKPEWKQFIVPDGFKSDLCKEYKISGIPRFMLFDKDGKILNINAPRPSDANIINYLDSQLK; this is encoded by the coding sequence ATGAAGAGAATAAATCACATTTTATTGATGACAGTTCTGGCTTCAGTAACATTCATCTCCTGCAAACCCGGTCCGGCAACATTGACCGGAGAGATTAAAGATTATAAAGCAGCAGGTGTGGAGTGTATGCTGATAACCGATTCCGCTTTCGTCCAGGATAGCGTAGATATCTCGGAAGATGGTAGTTTCGTATACAGCAGAGATTTCCCCGAAGGTGCCGAAATATGGTTTGTATCCGAAGATGCGCAAGGATTCCTACGCTTGTATTTGAAGAACGGTGACAAGCAACACATTGTATTAGCCGCCAATGCAGATTCTGTGATCGGCCGTTGTGAAGTTGTTTTCAGTGGAGACACTAAAGCTACGGAATACTTCCGGGCTTTTGATAATGATTTTGCCAATCCTAACAAATGGACACCGAAAGAAGCTGCAGGATATCAGTCATTCAAGCTCTTTAAAGCTGCCCTTGATTCTGTTGCAGAACAATTGTCCGAACAATTGAAAGCAACCGGTGACAAACGGTTCATTTCAAAAGAAGAAAAGAAACTGAAGGATAAAATACTCCAGACTTCTTTCAATTATATGCGAGGCAGACATCAGGCAGGGCAACCGACAGATGGGGACAAAGATTTCCTTGCCTTGTTGGAAAGTATCGACTACAATGATATGGGAAATGCCAAAAACAGATTGACGGATATGTATATTGACTGGTACCAGACAAGCCATCCCGACTCAACATCAGGACCTGGCGTACAATATTTCAATATTCTGAAACAACGCGTATCCAATCAGGAAGTAGTAGATTATCTAGCGGACATATATATGGCGAACTATATGGAAAATGGAGCAGACGCGTATTTGACTGCTACATTCGAAGCATATCAACAAACTACTTCCAACCAAGAGAAAATAAAGGAATTCAAAACAAAGTGTGACGATATAGGTAAACTCCTGCCGGGCAATACCGCTCCGGATTTTGCCGTCAACGACGTAAAAGGAAATTCTTTAAAATTCTCGGATATAATAGGAAAAGGAAAAGTGGTTTATATGGACGTATGGGCTACCTGGTGTGGTCCTTGTTGTGCCGAGATTCCTTATATGGAGAAACTGACAGAACACTACGCCGGCAATTCGAAAATAGAAATTATCAGTATCTCCATAGATGAAAAACAAGACAAGTGGAAGAAGAAACTGGAAGCGGACAAACCGGAATGGAAACAGTTCATTGTACCGGACGGTTTTAAATCAGACTTATGTAAAGAGTACAAAATCAGCGGTATTCCCCGTTTCATGCTTTTCGACAAAGATGGAAAGATACTTAATATCAACGCTCCCCGTCCTTCGGATGCCAATATTATCAATTATCTGGACAGCCAGTTGAAATAA
- a CDS encoding RagB/SusD family nutrient uptake outer membrane protein produces the protein MKKIYTISSIFLLAMALFSCNDYLDEQPRKGNGIELKTFEQLEAIINARTENNDRQLNVDLNMAQLYMSDCFSLPAEWAPDVDWESILMGDYTLFHLNCLQPQYTDVLDGNSTVWLLSFRNIFIANTVLVYLDKVTGGTAEQRDILTQRAHFLRAFHYYELANCYCVPYCEANFQEPGVPINTDLTYKSSYSRASLKEVYEFIESELTQALDLSIPLKENGNRKAWRENSSAVNSFAARFYLTKGDYAKAQEYAEKALALNAELGNFNDETFLYKATSEVDGMTEATNWYNETYNNTTGLLTPELQKSYYKREFSHGTTWPSPSDSFLNSFDQTYDLRYKYFYYPDYSTMAVFGVAYAFGVPSTASGYSYYSDDIFESGPCTAEVMLIKAEAMARQGKWNEALNYLNTQFRPYRISNDAPAEKKNLTAGNQQEAIALILKERMLEFPYTLRWHDIRRCNFNDDPNDDITIKRKFYELDPTNTHAPLYEGNIIEYTLGPNSNKYLYTMAIPASEVVISEGSIEQNRY, from the coding sequence ATGAAAAAGATATATACGATAAGTTCTATTTTTCTTCTGGCGATGGCACTATTCAGTTGCAATGATTATCTTGACGAGCAGCCCAGAAAAGGAAACGGCATAGAACTAAAAACCTTTGAGCAACTGGAAGCTATCATCAATGCACGCACCGAAAATAATGATCGGCAACTCAATGTTGACTTAAACATGGCACAACTCTATATGAGCGATTGTTTCTCTCTGCCGGCAGAGTGGGCTCCGGACGTTGATTGGGAAAGTATATTAATGGGAGACTACACCCTTTTCCATTTGAATTGTCTTCAACCCCAATATACAGATGTATTGGATGGCAACAGTACCGTCTGGCTTCTGAGTTTCAGAAATATATTTATAGCCAACACAGTGCTTGTTTATTTGGATAAAGTAACAGGCGGAACCGCGGAGCAGCGTGACATATTAACTCAAAGAGCTCATTTCCTGAGAGCCTTTCATTATTATGAATTAGCCAATTGTTATTGCGTACCTTATTGTGAGGCTAATTTTCAGGAACCGGGGGTGCCGATCAACACAGATCTTACATATAAAAGTTCATACTCCCGAGCTTCTTTAAAAGAAGTCTATGAATTTATAGAATCAGAATTGACACAGGCACTGGATTTATCTATCCCGCTAAAAGAAAACGGTAACCGTAAAGCATGGCGTGAAAACAGTTCTGCTGTCAACAGCTTTGCCGCAAGATTTTATTTAACCAAAGGCGACTATGCCAAAGCTCAAGAATACGCAGAGAAAGCATTAGCCTTAAATGCTGAGCTTGGAAATTTTAATGATGAAACATTTCTATATAAAGCAACATCGGAAGTGGATGGAATGACAGAAGCAACAAACTGGTATAATGAGACTTACAACAATACTACGGGTTTGTTAACTCCTGAGTTACAAAAATCGTATTATAAACGTGAATTCTCGCACGGTACCACATGGCCTTCACCAAGCGACAGTTTTTTAAACAGTTTCGACCAGACATACGACCTACGCTATAAATATTTCTACTATCCGGATTATAGTACTATGGCGGTATTTGGTGTTGCATATGCTTTTGGTGTTCCCAGTACAGCATCCGGATACTCATACTATTCTGATGACATTTTCGAGTCCGGCCCCTGTACTGCAGAAGTGATGCTGATCAAAGCAGAAGCAATGGCACGACAAGGTAAGTGGAATGAAGCACTCAACTACCTGAATACCCAATTTCGTCCTTACCGCATCAGCAATGATGCTCCGGCAGAGAAGAAAAACTTAACAGCCGGCAATCAACAGGAAGCAATTGCCCTTATTTTAAAAGAACGCATGCTGGAGTTTCCTTACACTTTGCGTTGGCATGATATTCGCCGTTGCAACTTCAATGACGATCCGAATGATGACATCACTATCAAACGTAAATTTTACGAACTAGATCCCACCAACACACATGCTCCTTTATATGAAGGAAACATAATAGAATACACATTAGGACCTAATAGCAACAAATACCTTTATACGATGGCTATTCCTGCATCGGAAGTTGTAATCAGCGAAGGCTCTATCGAACAAAATAGATATTAA